The genome window CTTGAGCAAGTGCCTGCCGAGCGTCGCCATCCGAAGCATTGCACCACTTATGGCGTAGGTGAACTCATCCGTATCGCCGTGGCCGAAGGTGCCGACGCGATCCTACTCGGAATCGGAGGGAGCGCGACTAGCGACCTTGGGCTCGGCCTACTACAAGCACTCGGCTTACAATTTGGCGATTCAAACGGCCACACCATTGAACGCATCCTGCCCTCGGACTGGCCACAAGTTACCAGCATCGCTGGCAGTATTGAGGTGCAAACTCCACCTATTTTCATCGCATGCGATGTCGACAACCCGCTGCTCGGATCGCGTGGTGCAGCGGCAGTGTATGGGCCACAAAAAGGCTTGCTCGCGGAAGAGCATGCTGCGTTCGAAGCTGATTCTGCCAGTATGGCATCCAAACTCTGCCAGTTTTTCAACCAACCCGAGTCGGCTCTCGACACACCAGGCAGTGGCGCCGCTGGAGGTATCGGGTTTGGTCTTAATGTCGCCTGCGGGGGGCAATACGTCGCAGGTTTCGACCTCGTCGAAGCATGGCTCGACCTCAAGCGCAAGGTCGCCGAAGCCGACTTGATTCTCACAGGTGAAGGCAAGATCGACCGTAGCTCTCTCAACGGCAAAGGCCCGATCGCACTTGCGCGGGCAGCCCATGCAGCCGACAAGCCCTGCATACTTCTTGCAGGATGCGTCGAAGCAGCTGCCGCGAAACAGATTCACCAAGACTACCCGAACGCTGCCGCATATGCGATTACCCCAGAAGGTTGCGCACTGGAGCAAGCACTCGCGCAAGGCCAAGAAAACCTGAAGCTTAAAACCAATCACGTGTTACGACAGAGTTACCCACGATGACCATTGAAGAGCATGAGCTAAGAGAGACCCGAAGCCGCCGCATTCGCAGAGTGAAGCGTTGGCTCAGGCCGTTGCCGCGCCGCTCGAACATACATCGCTACCCAATCCTTGGGCGCTTTGCCGAGTTCTCTCGCAAACGTATCTACCTATGGAGCTTTCGCGTCGATAATGTCGTCCCCGCACTCTACGCAGGCTTCATCTTAGCACTCATGCCACTCTACGGTATACAGATCGCACTCGCACTCTGCTTTGCCCTACTACTACGTGCCAACCTACCGATCCTAGTAGGGCTGCAGATGATCTCGAATCCACTGACGTTTTTACCGTTCTGGTATGCTGCCTACCAAGTCGGACATAATGTGTTGAGTATCGTCAGTATCGAGACCGCAACGATGAACCGTAGCGAAATTAGGGTCATACTGCATAACTTCACCTCTG of Lentimonas sp. CC4 contains these proteins:
- a CDS encoding glycerate kinase, producing the protein MKILTAFDKFKDSMTAATACEAAAYGAQDALGASAQITQAPLTDGGEGFCSILTNAADGFIEQHTVCGPLGADLEAPLGWVQSDSLPEAVRHIFQLEQGKVAIIEMAAAAGLEQVPAERRHPKHCTTYGVGELIRIAVAEGADAILLGIGGSATSDLGLGLLQALGLQFGDSNGHTIERILPSDWPQVTSIAGSIEVQTPPIFIACDVDNPLLGSRGAAAVYGPQKGLLAEEHAAFEADSASMASKLCQFFNQPESALDTPGSGAAGGIGFGLNVACGGQYVAGFDLVEAWLDLKRKVAEADLILTGEGKIDRSSLNGKGPIALARAAHAADKPCILLAGCVEAAAAKQIHQDYPNAAAYAITPEGCALEQALAQGQENLKLKTNHVLRQSYPR
- a CDS encoding DUF2062 domain-containing protein, whose product is MTIEEHELRETRSRRIRRVKRWLRPLPRRSNIHRYPILGRFAEFSRKRIYLWSFRVDNVVPALYAGFILALMPLYGIQIALALCFALLLRANLPILVGLQMISNPLTFLPFWYAAYQVGHNVLSIVSIETATMNRSEIRVILHNFTSDTWSSNLELVTSAFLVMCLGGIVMGTFFGLISSFAYRIAARRTAASYALLVQKIQDRKARKSDSPTDEPPHA